The DNA segment CTCAAGGGCATCCACAAACTGCCCAAGGGCACCATCTGCGCCCTGCTCATTAACACCTTGCGGGTCTTGGAACTGTTGGACAAGACGTACAGCAACCAGAGTGCCCTGGTGCAGGAGATAAAGGCACTGGCGTTGCATCACCGGCGCTTGATTGAGCGATACCTGCATTTGCACATCAAGCCAGAGCAAACCGGGGTGCATATCGTCAATAAACTCCTGAGACGTTTGGGGTTAGAGCCAAAAGCGATTGCCCGCCCGGGCACCAAAGAGCGGGAACGGCATTACCAAGTGGTAGGGAGCGAATTGCGGCGTGCCTTGTTGTCCGCCTACCGCAGTCGGTTGTCCAGCCTACGTCCACCGTTTTCATCCAATAATCTGGAGGTAAACCTAAATCGTGGACGGGGTGTCAGTACAGAACTCCCACATCCGGGTGGGGGAACGGAAAATGCAGTACAACAGCCCAATCCACCGCCGGGGAGGGAAGACATTTCTCCCTGTTGAGACCCCAAACAAGGGAATTTGAAGGGATTTCCCCCTGCTGGATAGCTGAGGGGACCAGGGGAATGTGTGGGTTGGGTCCCTGTTCAAGGATGTATGTCGTCACCGGTGCATCTGTTCACCTAGGTTGGGGGAGCAACGGGCAATCCCCATCGGCAAAACATGGGGTTTTCTCTCATGGAAGTAGTCAGAATAGAGGAGTGAGGGTGGAGGTGTGAGATGGCGGCTTAAAGAAGGGCGCAAGGATGTGGAAGTTCGAAAATGTCCACAGAGAATATGCTAATTTATGTCAAAACATACTTGGCTGGGATTAATAAATATCCATGCAGGAAGTACTCACCCAACATCTTTCCACCGCCGAATACTTGGCATGGGAGGAGCAACAAGAAGAGAAACATGAATACGAAGACGGCAGAATTTATGCCATGGCGGGAGCCAGCGAAAATCACATCATTATCACCGATAACTGCACCGCCTTCCTTGTCCCGAAACTGCGAAGTGGTCCGTGTCGCTCCTTTTCCTCAGATATGCGGGTTAACATAACCGAAAACATCTATTACTATCCCGACCTGCTAATTACCTGTGACGAGCGGGACCGCCTGCATAGAAATCACAAAAGCTATCCTTGCCTGATTATGGAAGTACTATCGGAATCCACAGAAGCACGGGACCGGGGTGTGAAATTTGCCCACTATCAAACCATTGAATCTTTACAAGAATATGTTCTCATCAGTCAATCAGCACAACGAATAGAAGTCTTTCGCCGTTACAATAGCAAACTATGGCTTCTGCAAACCTACACTACAGGGGAAACCATTCAACTACAGAGCATCAATCTGGAGATTCCTATTGCTGAAATTTATGCAGGCATTGACTTTGGGGATTAAACCTAACAACTTAAACAAATCCGTTGCGTACTGACACGATTTTCTATCAACTGTCTCAGACCTTTCCCACCCTATTGATGGAGCTATTGGGGGAAGACCCTGCCAGCATCGCCAGCTATCAGTTCACCTCGGTAGAAGTGAAGGAAAAAGCCTTTCGCTTCGATGGGATATTCCTGCCCCAAAGTGAGGATAAAACTATTTGGTTTGTAGAAGTGCAGTTCCAAAAGGTGAATGAATTTTACAGCCAGTTATTTAGCGAGATATTTCTATTTTTGCAACAGTACCGCCCGGTGCAGGATTGGGGGGTGTTGGTGTTGTTTCCAGACCGGCAGGCGGAACCAGCTCTAAGTAAGCAATATCGGGAATTGCAGGGGAGAGTGCGGGCTATTTATCTGAATGAATTAGAACCGGGGACATCGGTGATATTGGGGCTGGTGAAATTAGTCGTTACCCCAGAAACGGAAGTTATTAAAGCGGCACAGGCGTTGGTGGCAATGGGGCAGGGGGTGGATGGTTTGCTAGAATTTGTGGAGACGATATTGATTTACAAGTTAAAGACCTTGAGCCGAGAGGAGATAGAGCGGATGTTTACCCTAGGAGATTTACGGCAGACGCGGGTGTATCAAGAAGCCAAGCAAGAAGGACACCAAGAAGGCTGGAAAGAAGGGTGGAAGGAAGGGTGGCACGCAGGGGAGCAGAGGGGTAGAACCATAGCATTACGGGAAACCCTTTACCGCCAAATCGCCCGCAAGTTTGGCAGGGTGCCAGATAGCATCAGCACTAAACTAGAACAGTTATCCTTAGAGCAACTGGGGGCATTTGCGGAAGCCATCATTGACATCTCTTCCCTGGAGGAGTTGGAAAATCTCAAGTTGTAAGTCGTATATCAGGAAGGTGAATTAGGGAGATGAATATAGATTACTCTGTATATCCAGATCAGGAATTGGTTAGTTTAGATACGGACGAGGACAAGGCGGATTACCTGCACCGGATTTGTGCCGCTTGGGACTTTGGTATTTTGCCTACAGAGGATACCTTCAAATTATTTGCGAATTGGGAGCATATTTTCCGCAAATATCCTTGTTATGGCTCCCCAGCTTACCAAGCATTTCAAGAATACTTTGGTTGGGAATTATTGGAGGATACCAATGTGTATTACGGATTGAAAGATTATTGGAAAGAGGTAGATAACATTGATGGTAGATGTTATCCTGACCCTTGTGAACATATGATCTAAATTCATGCAACCATTTATCCCCCAAAATCTTGACCCAATTGCTCTAGGTATTCTTAATGTACTTACGCAACATTCTGAGTCTAATTATATAATTCTTGGAGAATATTTTGCCTTGAAACATTACTTGGATTATCGTGATACTAATTACCATGACCAAAAAAAAGAGCCTGCTCCCCGTAACTTTGCCCAGAGTTGCTTAGATTTACACAACAGCGGTGACTCCAAGGGACCAGAACGACGGTTCCGCTCGCTACTCGATACTGACTTGGTGGATATTCAATCACCGATCACGGCTCTAGTACGACAAATCAAGAGCAAAAAGGATAGAAAAATAGAGGTTTATTATCCCGAACTCATCGCCGATTTGAGAAATTGGGATCCTCCTGATCAATTTATCCAAGACAAGTGGGCTAAAACTTTCTGGGGAGTGGCATCATCTCCAGACATACCGGTTGAAGAAACAGAGGAAGAAGTATGAATCAAATCCGATTTACAACTCATGCCTTGGAAGAAATGCGCCGTCGGGGTATCACTCAAGAACAGGTAAAAGCGGTTCTTGCCAGTCCGGGACAAATCTTACCAGGACGAAATCAACGCATGATCTATCAGTCAAAGATGGAATGGGGCAGTGGCAAACCCTATTTACTGCGAGTATTCGTAGATGAAAGGGAGTCCCCAAGTCTGGTAATTACCGTTTACCGCACCAGCAAAATTCAAAAGTATTGGAGGATGCCATGAAAATCATTTACGACCCAGAAGTGGATGTGTTGAGAATTTTATTTCAAGACATACCCATTAGTGACAGTGACGAAGATGAAACTGGTATCATTTTTGACTTTGATGACCAGGGTAATGTAATTGGATTGGAAGTGTTAGATGCTTCTAAACGTATTGATGACCCCCAAACTGTCAGCTACATGATTGCAAGACCCACAACTCATTGATTCACGTAAATAAGGAGGCAACGATGCACCAACTCGCTGTTGTTATTGAAAAGGGGTAGTACTCTCTTTGTAATGCTCAAGAAATGGTGACAAGGACTCTGTAGCGGGTAGGTAGCTTTACTTCTCCAGGGAGAAGCATCACGGGGTAGGGTTAGACATTGCTCAAATATCCATGAGATAAGGCTTTGCGGGAATTAACTCCCTAGAACTTAGAGAGCCTACCGTCTGGAATGGTATCCACTCCCTTGGGAAGGCATGGTGCTGATTGTGGTATTATTGTAATAACAAACAATTACTTGGATAGCACTACCGACTTTCCGTAATTCCACCTTCACCAACGCTAGAAATATCGATGTACTCAATCCATTCTGCCTTAAAGCTCTTGTCTACTGTTGCAGGATTGATCTGTTTGACATACTCGCCTGTCCTAAAGGACAGGGATTCTTGACGCTTCGCAGACCGACGCTGGCAAGCCAGTCTGACTCAGTCTCCACGTCCGTTTTAGAGTCGGGCGTTCGCCTCTGGCGGCGCGGAGCGCTTTGCCCCATCCCGACTTGTTCTATGTTCCGAGGAGTTCTCATCCCTGTCATGGACGGCCCCGCATCCGTCACAAACCACAACACGGGTAGCCAGATCGAGCTTGCCCCAGTGCCAACCACACTTCGAGCAGGTTTGGCTTGTCGCTACCCAACGATCAATGACCCGTACTTCTCTGCCGTACTTGTTGCCTTTGGCATGGCACAAAGCACGAAACGCTGCCCACCCTTGCCGACTAATTGCCTTCGACAATTTGCGGTTTTTCAACATCCTTCTCACATTGAGGTCTTCCAAACACACGACTTGGTTTTCGACCGCGAGCTTGGTTGAGACCTTGTGCAGGAAGTCTAACCGCATGTCGGCAATGCGAGCGTGCAGCTTGGCAATCCTGAACCGGGTTCGCTCCCACCGCTTGGACCCCTTCACCCGCCTAGCCAGTTGCTTCTGCAACCGGGCTATGCGCTGGTACAAAGGCTCGTAGTTAGGGCTGTGGTACTTAACTCCGTTGCTCGCAACAGCAAAGGTTTTAATACCCATGTCAGTTTTGGAAATTAATGCGACAGGTTGCCCCATCCGGCTTCGATTTCAGTAGGTATAGCTAAACATACAAAGGTTGACATGATATGGGTCGCAGGGCGTAGCCCCACATTGGTTTCCCAGAATCTTAAGGCGACAACCTTAACCTACCTAGCTATATCTTCCGAAATAAATGCGACAAAACTCAAACTGGATGCCCTTCATACCAACCTATCCTTCACCTCTGTCGCTTTTATTTCTGCAATGTCGCTTCTATTTCTGGAAATGACACCACCATTGCCAGCGGTATTAAAAGCTATGATGCTATTGCGAATTGTGCCGCCATTATTAGTCCAAATCCCCCCGCCACTGAAACTAGCCGTATTGCCCGACACGGTGGCGTTGGTGAGGGTGACATCATTATCAGAGTAAATCCCTCCGCCAAAGCTACCAGCCGTTAGGATTGCTATAGCACTACCCTAGGGGCAATCATGCTCAAACTCACTGAGTTCTTTGGCAAAAAATTGCACCAATTCGTGACAATGTTTTTCCACATTTTTCCAGTCTTGCCAGTAGGGAATAAGTTGTTTATAGGTTGACAAATCTGTACTATCCAAATCAAAAGGTAATGGCTGGGCAAGCTGACGTAATAATTGCTGTAAAACTGATTGATGATTCGGCTGTGGATAGTATTCATCAAGTTGTTGTAATGCTAGATAACTTTGGTGTGTTCCCAATAGATTCGCCAGAGCAACCGTATCCAGATAATCCCGCGTCGCATTACGGCGGATGACCAAAAAGCTCTTGATACGCAACATTTCCGGTAGGGTTGGCACCCTAACCATACCCCCTGGCGTGTCCATGACTTGGGTTTCTAAAGGTCGGGAACGTATTAATTGTCGAATGCCTGTTTCAATGCCATCCAAAGAACCGAGGATGAGAACGGGTCGCCTGCATCGTGCGGTCTGCCATCCCGATACACTTTCCAAATCGCTGAGAACTTCATCAAAAATACTCTGCAAATTAGGGAGAATATGGTCAGTATCAAAAGAGATACGATGCTGGGCATACAGAGCACTTGCTGTACCACCTACTAGAACTGCATCGGGAAGAACACCTTGCAAGCGAGAAGCCACTGATAATAAGTCTTCCCAAGTAAAGTCGGTCATTGTTAAATGTAAAATGGTAGCTAACCAATTCCATTCTAATTCAGGTGGTTTTCCACGGGGTTCCCCCTCAAGAACTCGCTCAAAAAAACGATAGGATTGTTCACTTTCACTAGGATAATTGCGAATGACCTGCTTCAGTTTATTACGAACCATTGCTTGGGATTGCAGTGCCCGTAATAATTCTATCCAATCACTTAAAGAACCCCGACTAATCACATCATCTATAGCCGCCAAACACCATCTATTTTTTTCGTTTAATTCTAAATGTCTGTGCTTCATCCAACTGTACCCAGAATTATTTTGATTCCTGAGAAAATCTAGGTATTTACTAGTGCGATTAATATCATTGTAGCATACAGCCTGTTCACAAATTAAAGGATACAAAAAATTGTGTTTCCAAGGCTTGACCTCCATTGTCATTTGCGGAAATAAATGCGACTTTGCAGAAATAAATGAGACACCAAGGGCTAGAACTTCGGTATTATCGGCAGAAACACTTGCGAGCGTTGCATTTATTTCAAGTAAATAGGCGATGGAGTCGCACTTATTTCTGCTCCGCAGTGCTACCACCCTAGAGCAACCGATAGTGCCGTCGCATTAATTTTTGAAACTGACAGTGGTTTATCAAATCGAACCCGCCGCACTGTCCCTGCTACGCACCTTCGGTACCCGCTCTGAAAGACCTATACAACGGTGATGGCTCTCTATTGGTGTCTAGGAAAAGGTTACCTGTGATGTTCTAGGAAAGGGCAAGTAACAGAGAACTGTTCCAATAGTCTTTCCTAGACATGAAGTATGGTTAACTAGCGATGAGCAAGGGTGATGGTTCTTGATTAGTGTCTAGGAAAAGGCTATCTGCGGTGTATAGAGTAATTGCTATTTGCAGAAATAGATGAGACACCAAGGGCTATCACGGTATTTTTATAGTCGCAGGATTAGAGGTGAGTTCAAGGAGTACCTCGACAAAATTGACTGGAAAGATGCTTTGTGGAATGAGTCGTACTTCATCACTTCATGCGGAGGCGTGACAGTTTCGGTGTTGCGTCAGTATATTGAGAACCAAAACATCCCCGCCTCTCATCCCGACTCTGACCCTGCGGGTACAGGGCGGGGCTTCTCGGCGGTCTAGCTAATTCAAGGGAAGAAAAACTATGACTGCTGCTGTGTCTTCTCAGCCAATGACGTTTGCCGAGTTCTTAGCGTGGAAGCCCAACAGACGCTACGAACTACACAACGGAGTTGCGGTTGAGCTACAACCCACCGGGAAACATGATGAAATCAGTGGTTTTCTTGCCAGCGAATTAGCATTAGAAATCCGCAGGTGCAACCTCCCTTATTTTCTAGGTCGGGACACCTTAATCAAAGCACCGGAAGGGGATAGCGCCTACGCTCCTGATGGAGTGGTGATTGACCGTACCGCCTTGGCGCGGGAACCCCTGTGGCAGAAATCCTCGACGCTCATCCACGGCACCTCCATTCCTCTTGTCATTGAAATCACCAGCAACAACTGGCGAGATGACTACTGGCATAAACTCAGTGACTACGAGACGTTAGGCATTGCCGAATACTGGATTGTTGACTACCAAGCGTTGGGGGGTCGTCGGTACATTGGTGAGCCGAAAGTCCCCACAATTTCGGTTTTTCAATTGGTCAATGAAGAATATCAAACGCAATTATTTCGGGGTCATGACCGGATTCGCTCTAAAGTTTTCCCGGAATTAAACCTCACGGCAGAGCAGGTTTTTCAAGCTGGAGCCTAGCACGGTCAAGGCACTTCCGTCCGCATCAACCCAAGGGGTGTTTGATATTGATGATGACTTCAAGGCTTTGATTGACCAACTACTCCATACTGTTGCCTAAGGAGATGCGATGACTACGACACTTACCCTACGCAAAACCTACACCCTAGAGGAATACTTTGCCCTGGAAGCTGAATCAGAACGCACCGGGGGCATCCGCCGTGAATTTTACAATGGAGTAATTATCGAAATGACTGGAGGAACACCCGTTCACAGCCAACTAATTACCAGTATTAATGCCCTACTTTGGTTCAAACTCAGGGGCACGGGTTTCTCGGTCTTTTTTCCTGATCTCAGGCTTTACATACCGGCTTTTGAGCAGTATGTCTATCCCGATGGCATGGTGATCCAAAATCCGATACAGCTCAAAGAAGGGCGCAAAGATACGGTTATCAATCCCATCTTGATTATGGAAGTGCTGTCTCCTGCTACAGAAAGCTACGACCGGGGGGCGAAGTTTGCGGCTTATCGCTCTATCCCGACTTTACAGGAGTATTTACTGGTTGACCAATCCCAACTTCGGGTAGAGCACTATCGCCGCCAGGGGAATGTCGAGTGGATATTTAGGGACTATCACGCCCTGGATGACACGGTTGCACTGCCATCTCTGAATGTCACCTTTTCCCTGGCAGACATTTATAGTGGGATTGAGTTAGAGCCGGTTCCTAATATCACCCAACCCCTGCATGACCCTGCGCCTGCTGATGAGTAGAAATCCTCAACCTTGTGAATAAGAGGCGGTTTCTATTCCCTGGTGAGCCAGCCTTCGAGCAACTCTTGCATCAGCGTGGAAAAGTCACCCCCGTCCTGTGCCAACAAGCGCATTTTGACCCGCCGGTAGGTCTCCTTGCGGATGTAAGCCGTCACTTGCTCATAAGCCGGGTCAGAACGTTTCCCCCTTTTCGCTCTCCCGCCACCCGGTACATCCGAGTTGTCAGCTACCCGATAAACCGGACTTTCATCTTTTTGCGTACTCGCCTTGTTCCACTTTTGAGTTTCCATACTGTCAGATATTTGCGTATCTGAACTTTCAGAAGGTTGACTACTCCCGTTGTCAGATGTTTGCAATGTTGAACTTTTGCGTATTTGCTCTTTCACCCCATCAGATATTTGCATATCTGAACGTTCAGCAGGTTGACTACTTGCATTGTCATCTGTCTGCAATGTCGGACTTGTGTATATTTGCGTTTTCACCCCATCAGATGTTTGCGTACTCGAATGTTCGTCATGCCGTATATCTGGACTTTTGCCCTTTCGCCTACTCGCCTTGCTGTATTGTTGCGTTGTCGCACCTTTGGATGTTTGAGTTGGTGCATCTTCAACAGGGGCAATGTCTCCATCTCCTGGAGATTGTGGATGCTCTGAGGTCTCAAACAGTTTCCCAAACCGGCTCATAGGTTAATCTCCTTCATCAGTTGTTGATAGTCCCACCAGGCGTTGATGGCATTCCCATCCGCCACGTCGCATACCAGACAGCCCTCTAATCCCGCCTTCTGAAAGGCAACGTAGCGGCGGATGACTTGTTCAAAAACTGGTATTTTTTGTCTTTTGAGGGTTTGCTGGGCTTCGGCTCCCGCTTGGCTGGGATAGGGGGGCACCACCGTCAGCAAGACTTTGTAGCGTTCCGTCGCCAGTTGTCGCAGGGTGGTGATGGTCATCAGCAGGGCATCCAGAGCCAAGGCATCGGGGGTGGTTGGCAGAATCAACAGGTCGCATCCTTCGCTCAGGTCTTTTAATTCTTCCATTGAGGGACGTGCCGGGGTATCAATCACAATATATTCGTGTTCGCGCATTCGTTTGGGAGCTTGATTCTCCGTCACGACCAAGAAGGGGAGTTGTCCCCGTTGCGCCCAACGCAGGGCGGAACGGTTTGGGTCCCCATCCACAAGCAAGGTTTTGCCGCGCCGATGCAGTAGCCCCGCCAGGTGGATGGCTGTGGTGGTCTTGCCGACGCCACCCTTGAAACCCGCTAGCGTGATAATCATGCCGTTATGTTACCAAATATTTGCGTATGGAAAAACTCAGCATGATGAGTACCTGAACTTTTGCGTACTCGTTAACTGTTCTAGTGTGGGCAGACCGGTAGTGGGGTAGGAGACTCTTGTTGTTAGAGATAATGGTGGTCAGCTACTTGAACTCAATCGTCTTCAAGAACTCATCTGGGCTAATCACTACCACTTCACGGAATGGATGCAATACCAGCAAGTCCTGATCGCCACTGATGATGGACTGGGCTTGCCCATTCAACCCTAACTCCAAATCATCTTTCGGGTCACGACATTCTTGCACCTTTTCGGTTATTTCGACCAAAACGGCTCGCTCTATTGAAGCTTCTAAAAATTCCTCCCGCTCTTCCGTAGTTAAATACCGATTAAGTCTTTTGCGCCCAAGAACTTCATCCAACTCCTCCAATAGGTCAAGTGATAGTAATACTTCTCCATTCGCTAGAGCATATCGAAATGCTTGAGCAGGTTTGCTGTTCTCCAACAAAAGCGCACTGATCAGCACATTTGTATCAAAAACGCAGCGCACTTCATTCTTGATCTAGAATTGAGTGCAAGATTTCTGGGGTTAACCCTCGTGCTTGAGCATTTCGACTAATGTCACTCATCACTTCTTCCAGAAGTCTTTTGCGTCGCGTTACATCCCCAAGTTTGAGGCTGAGTAATGCTTCTAATTTGCGACGTTCCTCTTCAGATGCCGCCTCAAAAATACGGGCGACCTCAGCATTAACGCGAATTGTGATCGTCTTGGTTTCCATAGCTGTTATTTAGTCGGTTCACCCCCACGGGTGTGGAGACAACGCTCAGAGCCATAGCAGGCCTTTCATGGTAGCATCGGTTCACCCCCACGGGTGAGGAATTGGAACCAACTAAGCATTGGTAGTGATTCTAGTCTAATGCTAAAATATGTTTCCATTCAATCCACAACAAAAGTTAATCTTCTATTCACTTTTCAAGGCACCTCGACTCAATCTACTAAGATATACAAATTTAGACCCTATGAATGAACTTGTACTAAGTGGACGTTATGAAATTGTGAAGCCTCTTGGAGGCGGGGGATTTGGACAAACTTACCTTGCAAAGGATCGCTATCTGCCTGAGCAACCCCTTTGTGTCGTCAAGCAACTCAAGCCCCGCTCGAATGATCCTCGAATACTTGAAGTAGCAAAACAATTGTTTGAACGAGAAGCAAAAATGCTTTATATTTTGGGGGATCGCTGTGATGCTATTCCTCGCTTGTTGGCTCACTTTGATGAAGGTGGCGAGTTTTATTTAGTGCAAGAATACATTCAGGGTAGAACCTTGGACAGCATCATCCTCCCAGGCGAACGGTTCTCGGAAAGCAAAGTCATGGAACTTTTAGGAAAAATTTTAGAGCCTTTGTCAGTGGTACATCAAGCCCGGGTAATTCACCGTGACATCAAACCAGCAAATCTAATTTGGCGCAATTGTGACAGTAAAATTGTGTTGATTGATTTTGGCGCAGTGAAGGCATTGCGGGCAGTGGACAGTGACTGTCCCGACACGACTGCACTTACTGTAGCGGTTGGTTCTCCAGGCTATATGCCAAGCGAACAACTAGCCGGTTACCCACAACTAAGTAGCGACATTTACGCCGTTGGTACAATCTGCGTTCAAGCATTGAGAATTTCAAGTAAATAATGATGGGTACCTCTACATAATTCATGATTATTGAGAATGACCCCTGTGTTATTGATAATTACCAACGAGAGAATGGGGCTTCCGAGCCTGCCGTGTAAGTACAAAAATCAATAAGTAGAGGTACCCACATATATCTGATACATAGCACTATACGTTGTTAACAGAGTGGGTATGTTGCATGGGGTAGACTTTCTCAATCTCTTAGTAAAACGAGGGGTTCAATTCCCGGAAACCTTCATCCCGTACACATTTGAGCAATATCTAACCCTATGGTTCACATATGGTTACTTCTGGTGGGTTACTTAGATGTACGGAACAACCTAACTCTCTGACAGTCCTTGTTGCCCTATTTTTGAGTATTATAAAGATAGCATTACCCAGAAAACAATAAATAGAGGTACCTTATATGGTATCATTCTGTCCAAATCACTAAAATCCCCTGATAGATCAATAAGTCAATATAATCAATCATTTGTTTACTTAGTTTTTCACTTTGTATCAAAACACCCAATTCCATATTCAGAGAGAGAGCATAATCAGTCAAATTTGCGCTAGTGATAAAAAGTTTTTTTTGGTCAACTATTGCCCCTTTTATATGCAATGAACCATAACGTCCTTCTCTATCCAATAAACGCCGCTCCTTGGGCCAAATGAAAACTTCGGATTGATTAAGAACATCACTTCCTAGGGTAGATTCAATTCCGAATTTAATTTTGTTGTCCCCTGATGCAGGGGTTTCCGCAATAATCCGCAAGTGGATACCGCGCTCCAAGGCTTTCAACAGAGCTTTGGTAATTTCAGGAATTTTATAAAACGCAAAACTGATCAAGGTCATATGCTGATGGCATTCTTCAATTAGTTGTAATAAAACCTGCTCCGTCCTTCGGATGGTAACATTGGCAAATTCAGGACCAGTCCAGACAAGTTCAATGGCCAGGTCTTTTTGAATTGAGTTTCTTGTATATGAGGCACTTTCCAAAGCCATTGCAACTGCTCTGCTAGTGGATTCTGGTTGTTCATTTTTCCAGACATTGAACATATCAACAACAGCTCGTCTAAACTGTAAATTGACCAGTGAATTGAGTACACGCTTGGTTAAAGCTTCATTATAAAATTCATCATTTTCAGCCAATATTTTTACAACTTGGCTCAAAATAGAAGGTGGAAGTAAATCGGTAATTCGATAAATTTCAGCAAGTAGTTTAGAATTCACCATCTGGGAGGGCGAAGAAGTGAAGGTTATCTGATGCAAAGGTTGGTATTAAGGTGGAGCGGTCGAGGTATTTATTGCCCCGCTCACAGGATGTTTCAGGGCTGAATAGGCACGCAT comes from the Synechococcus sp. C9 genome and includes:
- a CDS encoding transposase — encoded protein: MGQPVALISKTDMGIKTFAVASNGVKYHSPNYEPLYQRIARLQKQLARRVKGSKRWERTRFRIAKLHARIADMRLDFLHKVSTKLAVENQVVCLEDLNVRRMLKNRKLSKAISRQGWAAFRALCHAKGNKYGREVRVIDRWVATSQTCSKCGWHWGKLDLATRVVVCDGCGAVHDRDENSSEHRTSRDGAKRSAPPEANARL
- a CDS encoding Uma2 family endonuclease encodes the protein MTAAVSSQPMTFAEFLAWKPNRRYELHNGVAVELQPTGKHDEISGFLASELALEIRRCNLPYFLGRDTLIKAPEGDSAYAPDGVVIDRTALAREPLWQKSSTLIHGTSIPLVIEITSNNWRDDYWHKLSDYETLGIAEYWIVDYQALGGRRYIGEPKVPTISVFQLVNEEYQTQLFRGHDRIRSKVFPELNLTAEQVFQAGA
- a CDS encoding Uma2 family endonuclease, producing the protein MTTTLTLRKTYTLEEYFALEAESERTGGIRREFYNGVIIEMTGGTPVHSQLITSINALLWFKLRGTGFSVFFPDLRLYIPAFEQYVYPDGMVIQNPIQLKEGRKDTVINPILIMEVLSPATESYDRGAKFAAYRSIPTLQEYLLVDQSQLRVEHYRRQGNVEWIFRDYHALDDTVALPSLNVTFSLADIYSGIELEPVPNITQPLHDPAPADE
- a CDS encoding ParA family protein; the protein is MIITLAGFKGGVGKTTTAIHLAGLLHRRGKTLLVDGDPNRSALRWAQRGQLPFLVVTENQAPKRMREHEYIVIDTPARPSMEELKDLSEGCDLLILPTTPDALALDALLMTITTLRQLATERYKVLLTVVPPYPSQAGAEAQQTLKRQKIPVFEQVIRRYVAFQKAGLEGCLVCDVADGNAINAWWDYQQLMKEINL
- the casB gene encoding type I-E CRISPR-associated protein Cse2/CasB, which produces MQPFIPQNLDPIALGILNVLTQHSESNYIILGEYFALKHYLDYRDTNYHDQKKEPAPRNFAQSCLDLHNSGDSKGPERRFRSLLDTDLVDIQSPITALVRQIKSKKDRKIEVYYPELIADLRNWDPPDQFIQDKWAKTFWGVASSPDIPVEETEEEV
- the drmC gene encoding DISARM system phospholipase D-like protein DrmC, with the translated sequence MVNSKLLAEIYRITDLLPPSILSQVVKILAENDEFYNEALTKRVLNSLVNLQFRRAVVDMFNVWKNEQPESTSRAVAMALESASYTRNSIQKDLAIELVWTGPEFANVTIRRTEQVLLQLIEECHQHMTLISFAFYKIPEITKALLKALERGIHLRIIAETPASGDNKIKFGIESTLGSDVLNQSEVFIWPKERRLLDREGRYGSLHIKGAIVDQKKLFITSANLTDYALSLNMELGVLIQSEKLSKQMIDYIDLLIYQGILVIWTE
- a CDS encoding serine/threonine-protein kinase; this encodes MNELVLSGRYEIVKPLGGGGFGQTYLAKDRYLPEQPLCVVKQLKPRSNDPRILEVAKQLFEREAKMLYILGDRCDAIPRLLAHFDEGGEFYLVQEYIQGRTLDSIILPGERFSESKVMELLGKILEPLSVVHQARVIHRDIKPANLIWRNCDSKIVLIDFGAVKALRAVDSDCPDTTALTVAVGSPGYMPSEQLAGYPQLSSDIYAVGTICVQALRISSK
- a CDS encoding putative toxin-antitoxin system toxin component, PIN family, with translation MRCVFDTNVLISALLLENSKPAQAFRYALANGEVLLSLDLLEELDEVLGRKRLNRYLTTEEREEFLEASIERAVLVEITEKVQECRDPKDDLELGLNGQAQSIISGDQDLLVLHPFREVVVISPDEFLKTIEFK
- a CDS encoding Uma2 family endonuclease — translated: MQEVLTQHLSTAEYLAWEEQQEEKHEYEDGRIYAMAGASENHIIITDNCTAFLVPKLRSGPCRSFSSDMRVNITENIYYYPDLLITCDERDRLHRNHKSYPCLIMEVLSESTEARDRGVKFAHYQTIESLQEYVLISQSAQRIEVFRRYNSKLWLLQTYTTGETIQLQSINLEIPIAEIYAGIDFGD
- a CDS encoding DUF2887 domain-containing protein, giving the protein MRTDTIFYQLSQTFPTLLMELLGEDPASIASYQFTSVEVKEKAFRFDGIFLPQSEDKTIWFVEVQFQKVNEFYSQLFSEIFLFLQQYRPVQDWGVLVLFPDRQAEPALSKQYRELQGRVRAIYLNELEPGTSVILGLVKLVVTPETEVIKAAQALVAMGQGVDGLLEFVETILIYKLKTLSREEIERMFTLGDLRQTRVYQEAKQEGHQEGWKEGWKEGWHAGEQRGRTIALRETLYRQIARKFGRVPDSISTKLEQLSLEQLGAFAEAIIDISSLEELENLKL
- a CDS encoding DUF4258 domain-containing protein — translated: MNQIRFTTHALEEMRRRGITQEQVKAVLASPGQILPGRNQRMIYQSKMEWGSGKPYLLRVFVDERESPSLVITVYRTSKIQKYWRMP
- a CDS encoding DUF2283 domain-containing protein, with protein sequence MKIIYDPEVDVLRILFQDIPISDSDEDETGIIFDFDDQGNVIGLEVLDASKRIDDPQTVSYMIARPTTH